In one window of Deltaproteobacteria bacterium DNA:
- a CDS encoding AAA family ATPase: MTKPDIAGARNLQTTGGSAVKSPSRPAEIIDLRERNFNMLKQDLILRNPLRLLGQEDQYILPEGSMGAVLARAGVGKTALMVQIALDTLLRGKNVLHVSMDDPVDKVSLWHKEVFGNMAAQYNLPHANQLWDSILTKRFIMTFRVEGFSVPKLEERLHDLTEQNIFNPQMIIIDGFPFESAAHEPLRQLKAFAVSNRLRIWFSVRTHRHEQLGATGMPPRLSKLDDLFGVILQLQPDGKKVHVKVSKGFRNADEYPELLLDPATMLINQTSK, encoded by the coding sequence ATGACCAAACCAGACATCGCAGGGGCACGCAACCTGCAAACGACCGGTGGCTCAGCCGTAAAAAGCCCTTCGCGCCCGGCTGAGATCATCGACCTTAGAGAAAGGAATTTCAACATGCTCAAGCAAGATCTCATACTAAGAAATCCCTTGAGGCTTCTAGGGCAGGAAGATCAGTACATCCTCCCCGAGGGCAGCATGGGAGCGGTTCTGGCGCGGGCCGGTGTCGGGAAAACCGCCCTGATGGTGCAGATCGCCCTGGACACGCTCCTGCGGGGAAAAAACGTCCTGCACGTCAGCATGGACGACCCGGTGGACAAGGTCAGCCTGTGGCACAAAGAAGTGTTCGGCAACATGGCCGCGCAGTACAACCTGCCCCATGCCAACCAGCTGTGGGATTCCATTCTGACAAAACGCTTCATCATGACGTTCAGGGTGGAGGGCTTCAGCGTACCCAAGCTGGAGGAACGCCTGCATGATCTCACCGAGCAGAATATCTTCAATCCCCAGATGATCATCATCGACGGCTTCCCGTTCGAAAGTGCCGCCCACGAACCGTTGCGACAGCTGAAGGCATTTGCCGTCAGCAACAGGCTCAGGATCTGGTTTTCGGTGAGGACACACCGCCACGAACAGCTCGGCGCAACGGGGATGCCGCCCCGCCTTTCCAAGCTCGACGACCTTTTCGGGGTCATTCTTCAGCTTCAGCCGGATGGCAAGAAAGTTCACGTCAAGGTTTCGAAAGGTTTCAGGAATGCCGACGAATACCCGGAGCTCCTGCTGGACCCGGCCACGATGCTGATTAATCAGACATCAAAGTGA